A region from the Rhodamnia argentea isolate NSW1041297 chromosome 7, ASM2092103v1, whole genome shotgun sequence genome encodes:
- the LOC115750897 gene encoding uncharacterized protein LOC115750897, translating into MSLDIPRDAIKRLQIALREEAKIPSYDPDDPSIPPLRSYEESISEFDPCPPYLRCKHCRGRLLRGVSSAFCVFCGKEQFGDVPPDPVNFRSTRGYRWLLDSLQLDGSETVEPFSEGLESNRGRSTLKDSFPLSDLLNLEIRWSSKPEKPGTIMTNDSSLAKASLNLAGLDLDNFFGEAKRKNTANESEEQLGASKQSENAESIDFHSPEYLSLFESVQSSTEPVRSAEHGNYNTMSSWEPEFQSADSEVFAKDSRSLDPFPSSTVDLSTHMDTVFGSGIESRSTDAKDVAPSSSKMDDWFEDDPRSYSLFGSTGPNEGFKTNDTSKVTDTAKSSSTTFDWVQDNQWPSGGNIARHVERVDENEDSHDPWNDFTSSANPADSNTWEPNNDFVMHSEQSSDMNMFKSGNNSEDMDFGNLLQPDPFFGSLGIANVSVDENLKSGASGLDSEAKREITPAESEGQSGANKQSRNADGNAFQVLDDMSFLENVQPSARTVQSSECENDNSMTAWDAEFQSAGSDNKLRLSDPFAGSVVDFSGDVDAVFGPGKRYAGTDAKDGPPSSSKIDDFFQDSMSNSGFGSDSRSQGSKTSDKIEDTKFMGSQKISSMNVDWVQDNQWLTGGSISHHSESAEENVGSLDVWDDFANSTSPAHNNLWKANNDLAVPLQQASEIKLFSSESDSQQMDSRNALKPDVFSGLFSNSNDSINENMHSNFSALEKNRMHDLDSTYRSEEGGAKGEDMKVNARKSDDAKMIMSQMHDLSFMLDSKLSIPPRLERSNSSQDRD; encoded by the exons ATGTCGCTCGACATCCCTCGCGACGCCATCAAGCGGCTCCAGATCGCACTCCGAGAGGAAGCGAAAATCCCCTCCTACGACCCCGACGACCCTTCGATTCCGCCTCTGCGCTCGTACGAAGAATCGATCTCCGAGTTCGATCCGTGCCCGCCGTATCTGCGTTGCAAGCATTGCAGAGGAAGGCTTCTCAGAGGCGTCAGCTCCGCGTTCTGCGTCTTCTGTGGGAAAGAACAGTTCGGCGATGTGCCCCCCGATCCTGTCAATTTCAGGTCCACGCGTGGTTACCGGTGGTTGCTTGATTCGCTGCAACTGGATGGATCG GAGACTGTTGAACCATTTTCTGAAGGACTTGAGTCGAATAGAGGGCGGAGTACGCTGAAAGATTCATTTCCCCTGTCCGATCTGCTAAATCTAGAGATCAGATGGTCTTCTAAGCCAGAGAAACCTGGAACTATTATGACCAATGACTCAAGCCTTGCAAAAGCTTCTCTGAATTTGGCTGGGCTTGACCTTGACAACTTTTTTGGGGAAGCGAAGAGAAAAAACACTGCAAATGAATCTGAAGAGCAGCTTGGAGCAAGCAAGCAGAGTGAAAATGCAGAAAGCATTGATTTCCATAGTCCCGAGTATCTAAGTTTGTTTGAGAGCGTGCAGTCTTCCACTGAACCTGTCCGGTCTGCTGAACATGGGAACTACAACACAATGTCTTCATGGGAGCCAGAGTTTCAGTCTGCTGATTCTGAAGTTTTTGCTAAGGATTCCAGATCATTGGACCCTTTTCCAAGTTCTACAGTTGATCTTTCTACCCATATGGATACTGTATTTGGATCTGGAATTGAATCGAGAAGCACTGATGCTAAAGATGTTGCACCTTCTTCCTCCAAAATGGATGATTGGTTTGAAGATGATCCAAGGAGTTATTCGTTGTTCGGGTCAACTGGCCCTAATGAGGGATTTAAAACAAATGATACAAGTAAGGTCACTGACACTGCAAAGAGTTCTTCAACAACCTTTGACTGGGTTCAGGATAATCAATGGCCAAGCGGCGGCAACATTGCACGTCATGTCGAAAGAGTTGATGAGAATGAGGATTCTCATGATCCTTGGAATGATTTTACAAGCTCCGCTAATCCAGCAGATAGTAATACTTGGGAACCAAATAATGACTTTGTGATGCATTCTGAACAATCTTCAGATATGAACATGTTCAAGTCAGGGAACAACTCGGAGGACATGGATTTTGGCAATCTTTTGCAACCTGACCCTTTCTTCGGATCACTTGGCATTGCAAATGTTTCAGTCGATGAGAACTTGAAATCTGGAGCTTCTGGCTTAGATAG TGAAGCAAAGAGAGAAATCACTCCAGCTGAATCTGAAGGGCAGTCGGGAGCAAACAAGCAGAGTCGAAATGCAGATGGCAATGCCTTTCAAGTTCTAGATGATATGAGTTTCCTTGAGAATGTGCAGCCTTCTGCTAGAACTGTCCAGTCCTCTGAATGTGAGAATGACAACTCAATGACTGCCTGGGACGCAGAGTTTCAATCTGCAGGTTCTGATAATAAATTGAGATTATCAGACCCTTTTGCAGGTTCGGTAGTTGATTTTTCTGGCGATGTGGATGCTGTGTTTGGACCGGGAAAACGATATGCAGGTACAGATGCTAAGGATGGTCCACCTTCTTCCTCCAAAATAGATGACTTTTTTCAGGATAGCATGAGCAATTCTGGTTTTGGGTCAGATAGCCGCTCTCAGGGCTCTAAAACAAGTGATAAAATTGAAGACACTAAGTTCATGGGTTCCCAAAAGATTTCTTCAATGAATGTTGATTGGGTTCAGGATAATCAGTGGCTCACGGGTGGCAGCATTTCACATCACAGTGAATCTGCTGAGGAGAATGTTGGTTCTCTTGATGTCTGGGATGATTTTGCAAACTCAACTAGTCCGGCACATAACAATCTGTGGAAAGCAAATAATGACCTTGCAGTGCCTCTTCAGCAAGCTTCTGAAATAAAGTTGTTCAGCTCAGAGAGTGATTCACAACAGATGGATTCCCGCAATGCCTTGAAACCTGATGTCTTTTCGGGATTGTTCAGCAATTCTAATGATTCAATCAACGAGAACATGCATTCAAATTTTTCTGCTTTAGAGAAGAATCG GATGCATGATCTGGATTCTACTTATAGAAGCGAAGAGGGTGGTGCCAAAGGTGAAGATATGAAAGTAAACGCGAGAAAGAGTGATGATGCCAAGATGATAATGTCTCAGATGCATGATCTCTCATTTATGCTTGATAGCAAACTATCAATTCCCCCAAGGTTAGAAAGGTCCAATTCTTCTCAAGATCGAGATTAG